A genome region from Streptomyces sp. V3I8 includes the following:
- a CDS encoding gluconolaconase, translated as MSHAGSAAPFGDVITGHADALHPEGVDWDPGRQAFVVSSTRHGTASVVDGHGRVSALVSDPDPRIVSSVGITVDVPRNRLLLGYHDLGIGARSTPETNLKESGLAIYDLTTGEEQHLVDLALGEEPMHAADRIALDLEGTAYVSDPAANKIYRVGVDGTAEVLVDSRALSPGWELGTGAGVIGLRVHPAGFLLALHYTTGQLLRICPRSGQVHQVTLSGGPIVGGDAFALRPDGTAVVVSNKLATDHGRDAVIVLSPQEEDWSSAKTLHEQAWPEANPTDVLPTPHGDYVLSGRPEYLFRGETADDFVLRRI; from the coding sequence ATGTCCCACGCCGGCAGCGCCGCCCCCTTCGGTGACGTCATCACCGGGCACGCCGATGCCCTGCACCCCGAAGGCGTCGACTGGGACCCCGGCCGGCAGGCCTTCGTGGTCAGCTCGACCCGGCACGGCACCGCCTCGGTCGTCGACGGCCACGGCCGCGTCAGTGCGCTGGTGAGCGACCCCGACCCGCGGATCGTCTCGAGCGTGGGCATCACCGTCGACGTGCCCCGCAACCGCCTGCTGCTGGGCTACCACGACCTGGGCATCGGCGCCCGCTCCACCCCCGAGACCAACCTCAAGGAATCGGGCCTGGCGATCTACGACCTGACCACCGGCGAGGAGCAGCACCTGGTCGACCTGGCGCTGGGCGAGGAGCCCATGCACGCCGCCGACCGCATCGCCCTGGACCTCGAGGGCACCGCCTACGTCAGCGACCCGGCCGCCAACAAGATCTACCGGGTGGGCGTGGACGGCACGGCCGAGGTCCTCGTGGACAGCCGGGCCCTGTCACCGGGCTGGGAACTGGGCACCGGCGCCGGGGTGATCGGCCTGCGCGTGCACCCGGCCGGCTTCCTGCTGGCCCTGCACTACACCACCGGCCAACTGCTGCGCATCTGCCCGCGCAGCGGACAGGTCCACCAGGTCACGCTCTCGGGCGGGCCCATCGTCGGCGGTGACGCGTTCGCGCTGCGCCCCGACGGCACCGCGGTCGTGGTCAGCAACAAGCTCGCCACCGACCACGGCCGCGACGCGGTGATCGTCCTGAGCCCGCAGGAGGAGGACTGGTCCAGCGCCAAGACCCTGCACGAGCAGGCGTGGCCCGAGGCGAACCCCACCGACGTCCTGCCCACCCCGCACGGCGACTACGTGCTCAGCGGCCGCCCCGAGTACCTCTTCCGCGGCGAGACGGCCGACGACTTCGTCCTGCGCCGCATCTGA
- a CDS encoding AMP-binding protein has protein sequence MLKTIEDALHARFLRGLATSGQRPALHLGERTVSYEELHELALQWAGTLLASPAGPPAAIGVLAAKGLEAYAGILAGLYTGATVVPLHPAFPAARTRSMLQDAGVSAVLADDAGLAALEQALGDGDGVGLPVLAPFAARGAGTARRLQAAPRDALREPRPVAPGDRAYILFTSGSTGRPKGVPIAHGSTTHYFRLIDERYRFDADDVFSQTFDVNFDCAMFDMFSAWGAGGAVHPVPLQAYRDLPAFVAERRMTVWFSTPSTISLLRRTGSLAPGALPGLRWSLFAGEALRDQDAADWQAAAPASTLENIYGPTELTVTVTGHRWSPRTSPALCVNGLVPIGTVHEGHEHLLLDQDGRPTDAEGELLITGPQMTSGYLDPEHDRGRFLQHEGRTWYRTGDRVRRLAGGELVYLGRLDAQVQIQGWRVELAEVEHAVRTCPSVQDAVAVARTGDAGTELVVFYTGRPTPAAALAAALRALLPQGMVPKHYRHVEDFPLNSNRKVDRKALREQAAVLPAPS, from the coding sequence ATGTTGAAGACGATCGAGGACGCGCTGCACGCGCGGTTCCTGCGCGGGCTCGCCACCTCCGGGCAGCGCCCGGCCCTGCACCTGGGGGAGCGGACGGTCAGCTACGAGGAACTGCACGAACTGGCCCTGCAGTGGGCCGGAACCCTGCTCGCCTCACCCGCCGGACCGCCCGCGGCGATCGGCGTGCTGGCCGCCAAGGGCCTGGAGGCGTACGCCGGCATCCTCGCCGGCCTGTACACGGGAGCCACCGTGGTGCCCCTGCACCCGGCCTTCCCCGCGGCCCGTACCCGCAGCATGCTGCAGGACGCGGGCGTCTCGGCGGTCCTCGCCGACGACGCGGGCCTTGCCGCCCTGGAGCAGGCCCTGGGCGACGGCGACGGCGTCGGCCTGCCGGTCCTGGCGCCCTTCGCCGCCCGGGGCGCCGGCACCGCGCGGCGCCTTCAGGCGGCGCCCCGCGACGCCCTGCGCGAGCCGCGGCCCGTCGCCCCCGGCGACCGCGCCTACATCCTGTTCACCTCCGGCTCCACCGGCCGGCCCAAGGGCGTGCCCATCGCGCACGGCAGCACCACCCACTACTTCCGCCTCATCGACGAGCGCTACCGCTTCGACGCCGACGACGTCTTCTCCCAGACCTTCGACGTCAACTTCGACTGCGCGATGTTCGACATGTTCAGCGCCTGGGGCGCCGGCGGCGCCGTGCACCCGGTGCCGCTGCAGGCCTACCGCGACCTGCCCGCCTTCGTCGCCGAACGCCGCATGACAGTCTGGTTCTCCACCCCCAGCACCATCTCCCTGCTGCGCCGCACGGGCTCCCTGGCCCCCGGCGCCCTGCCCGGCCTGCGCTGGAGCCTGTTCGCGGGAGAGGCCCTGCGCGACCAGGACGCCGCCGACTGGCAGGCCGCGGCCCCCGCCTCCACCCTGGAGAACATCTACGGGCCCACCGAACTGACCGTCACCGTCACCGGCCACCGCTGGTCCCCGCGCACCTCGCCCGCCCTGTGCGTGAACGGCCTGGTGCCCATCGGCACCGTCCACGAAGGACACGAGCACCTGCTGCTCGACCAGGACGGCCGGCCCACCGACGCCGAGGGCGAACTGCTCATCACCGGACCACAGATGACGAGCGGCTACCTCGACCCCGAGCACGACCGCGGACGCTTCCTCCAGCACGAGGGACGCACCTGGTACCGCACCGGCGACCGGGTGCGGCGGCTGGCCGGCGGGGAACTGGTCTACCTCGGCCGCCTCGACGCCCAGGTGCAGATCCAGGGCTGGCGCGTGGAACTGGCCGAGGTCGAACACGCCGTGCGCACCTGCCCCTCCGTGCAGGACGCGGTCGCCGTCGCCCGCACCGGCGACGCCGGCACCGAACTGGTCGTCTTCTACACCGGCCGGCCCACCCCCGCCGCCGCCCTGGCCGCCGCCCTGCGCGCCCTGCTGCCGCAGGGCATGGTCCCCAAGCACTACCGGCACGTGGAGGACTTCCCCCTGAACTCCAACCGCAAGGTCGACCGCAAGGCCCTGCGCGAACAGGCCGCCGTCCTGCCCGCCCCCTCCTGA
- a CDS encoding phosphopantetheine-binding protein, producing MWDEKFEETLRKHLPFLGDGEELNAGADLRDLGLDSLGTVELLAALESAYDVRFVDDALTMDNFATPGTLWNALSQVAGHLGG from the coding sequence ATGTGGGACGAGAAGTTCGAGGAGACCCTGCGGAAACATCTTCCGTTTCTCGGCGACGGTGAGGAGCTGAATGCGGGGGCCGATCTGCGTGATCTGGGTCTGGACTCGCTGGGAACGGTCGAACTGCTGGCCGCTTTGGAAAGCGCGTACGACGTGCGTTTCGTGGACGACGCTTTGACGATGGACAATTTCGCGACGCCCGGCACGCTGTGGAACGCGCTGTCGCAGGTGGCCGGCCACCTGGGCGGCTGA
- a CDS encoding ACP S-malonyltransferase, whose protein sequence is MTTQPEPDIGSALVFPGMAPVRFADVAKFMLINPHARRLLQSADEALGYSLFDRYREADGDYTEYAQVAFFVNCFALAHWAEQEYGIRPDAVAGPSFGSKAAAVFSGVLGFSDAVRMTAQMARCENDYFSREYQNAVTLSFTRTPRARLDEVLAELTDRGEWHDLSCHIDDDFYMVSLDAGSVEWMEKQLRSLGGMPLYTMRPPMHCSAFGALRERIDTEVLAGLTFADPTLPVVADQDGAVLSTGEQVRRMLLDGYVLPVRWPQVVATLKDRLDIGRMYVCGPDSLFGRVGVTTRAFDVVQASPRTAMLPRRTAVAA, encoded by the coding sequence ATGACCACACAGCCCGAACCCGACATTGGCAGCGCGCTCGTCTTTCCCGGCATGGCGCCCGTCCGCTTCGCGGACGTGGCGAAGTTCATGCTGATCAACCCGCACGCCCGCCGCCTCCTGCAGAGCGCGGACGAGGCGCTGGGCTACTCCCTGTTCGACCGCTACCGCGAGGCCGACGGCGACTACACCGAGTACGCCCAGGTCGCCTTCTTCGTCAACTGCTTCGCGCTGGCGCACTGGGCCGAGCAGGAGTACGGCATCCGCCCCGACGCGGTCGCCGGACCCAGCTTCGGCAGCAAGGCGGCCGCCGTCTTCTCCGGCGTGCTCGGCTTCAGCGACGCCGTGCGGATGACCGCGCAGATGGCCCGCTGCGAGAACGACTACTTCTCCCGCGAGTACCAGAACGCCGTCACCCTCTCCTTCACCCGCACCCCGCGCGCCCGCCTGGACGAGGTGCTCGCCGAACTCACCGACCGCGGCGAGTGGCACGACCTGTCCTGCCACATCGACGACGACTTCTACATGGTCTCCCTCGACGCCGGCAGCGTGGAGTGGATGGAGAAGCAGCTGCGCTCGCTGGGCGGCATGCCGCTCTACACCATGCGCCCGCCCATGCACTGCAGCGCCTTCGGCGCGCTGCGCGAGCGCATCGACACCGAGGTGCTGGCCGGCCTGACCTTCGCCGACCCCACCCTGCCCGTCGTCGCCGACCAGGACGGCGCCGTGCTGAGCACCGGTGAGCAGGTGCGCCGCATGCTCCTGGACGGCTACGTGCTGCCGGTGCGCTGGCCGCAGGTGGTGGCCACGCTCAAGGACCGGCTCGACATCGGCCGGATGTACGTGTGCGGCCCCGACAGCCTCTTCGGGCGGGTCGGCGTGACCACCCGCGCCTTCGACGTCGTGCAGGCCAGCCCCCGCACGGCCATGCTCCCGCGCCGCACCGCGGTCGCCGCCTGA
- a CDS encoding pyridoxal phosphate-dependent aminotransferase — protein sequence MSGRNVSPNLALNQLVAERTAAGESLVHLGFGEARLPAFAPLLERLAAGAHRNAYGPVAGGKDAREALAGYFSRRRMPTDADQVVLAPGSKPLLMALHLSVEGDVLLPRPCWNSYAPQARYLGKQVIGVDIPQECGGVPEPAALREAVHAARVLGHDPRIVVLTLPDNPTGTLAPPALIREICAVAREEDLLIVSDEIYRDVVHDPATEVLSPAEVAPERTVVTTGLSKSLALGGWRIGGARFPANAWGRRIREGVVSAASEVWSTLAGPMQEVAAYAFAEPPEIRARLAAAARLHGVIARDVHRILVANGAVCRPPTGAFYVYPDFEPLREELAQRGVHDSLSLHQHLLDEFGLVVLAGHHLGDDEHALRFKAATSMLYGDTAQQQEQSLAAADPLALPHVRNVMTRIEETFTKLVP from the coding sequence ATGTCAGGCCGGAACGTGTCCCCCAATCTCGCGCTCAACCAGCTGGTGGCCGAGCGCACCGCCGCGGGGGAGTCCCTCGTGCACCTGGGCTTCGGCGAGGCGCGGCTGCCCGCGTTCGCCCCCCTGCTGGAGCGGCTGGCGGCGGGAGCGCACCGCAACGCCTACGGCCCCGTCGCGGGCGGCAAGGATGCACGCGAGGCGCTGGCCGGCTACTTCTCGCGCCGCCGGATGCCCACCGACGCCGACCAGGTGGTCCTGGCCCCCGGCAGCAAGCCGCTGCTGATGGCCCTGCACCTGAGCGTCGAGGGCGACGTGCTGCTGCCGCGGCCCTGCTGGAACTCCTACGCCCCCCAGGCCCGCTACCTGGGCAAGCAGGTCATCGGGGTGGACATCCCCCAGGAGTGCGGCGGGGTGCCCGAGCCGGCCGCGCTGCGCGAGGCGGTCCACGCCGCCCGGGTGCTGGGCCACGATCCGCGGATCGTGGTGCTGACCCTGCCCGACAACCCCACCGGCACCCTCGCCCCGCCCGCGCTGATCCGCGAGATCTGCGCCGTCGCACGGGAGGAGGACCTGCTGATCGTCTCCGACGAGATCTACCGCGACGTCGTCCACGACCCCGCCACCGAGGTGCTCAGCCCGGCCGAGGTGGCCCCCGAGCGCACCGTCGTGACCACCGGGCTGAGCAAGAGCCTGGCCCTGGGCGGCTGGCGCATCGGCGGCGCCCGCTTCCCCGCCAACGCCTGGGGCCGCCGCATCCGCGAGGGGGTGGTCTCCGCGGCCAGCGAGGTGTGGTCCACCCTGGCCGGCCCCATGCAGGAGGTCGCCGCCTACGCGTTCGCCGAACCCCCCGAGATCCGCGCACGCCTGGCCGCGGCCGCCCGGCTGCACGGCGTCATCGCCCGCGACGTGCACCGCATCCTGGTGGCCAACGGCGCCGTGTGCCGGCCGCCGACCGGCGCCTTCTACGTCTACCCCGACTTCGAGCCGCTGCGCGAGGAGCTCGCCCAGCGCGGCGTTCACGACTCGCTCTCCCTGCACCAGCACCTGCTGGACGAGTTCGGCCTCGTCGTGCTGGCCGGCCACCACCTGGGCGACGACGAGCACGCCCTGCGCTTCAAGGCCGCCACCAGCATGCTCTACGGCGACACGGCCCAGCAGCAGGAGCAGTCACTGGCCGCGGCCGACCCGCTCGCCCTGCCGCACGTGCGCAACGTCATGACCCGTATCGAGGAGACCTTCACCAAGCTCGTCCCCTGA
- a CDS encoding TetR/AcrR family transcriptional regulator, producing the protein MGHREDLLIGAKRCLIEKGYGRTTTRDIVAASGANLASIGYHYGSKEALLNAALLEALDESGKEISPTEVPDVDPQATPVERFEAVWSQIVDKYTTNRQLLLASFEVFAQVDRVPELKPALADGVEQGRQSMTELFKSIAGESAEDLDEESLRAMGAFFQAMATGVMAQWLVDPERAPTGADLTLALRAMLRWSGAKAPESVQS; encoded by the coding sequence ATGGGACATCGTGAGGACTTGCTCATCGGCGCCAAGCGCTGCTTGATCGAAAAGGGCTACGGCCGTACCACCACGCGGGACATCGTCGCCGCCTCCGGTGCGAACCTTGCCTCCATCGGCTACCACTACGGTTCGAAGGAGGCGCTGCTGAACGCGGCGCTGCTGGAGGCGCTGGACGAGAGCGGCAAGGAGATCTCGCCGACCGAGGTCCCCGACGTCGATCCGCAGGCGACGCCGGTGGAGCGGTTCGAGGCGGTCTGGTCGCAGATCGTCGACAAGTACACCACCAACCGGCAGCTGCTGCTGGCGAGTTTCGAGGTCTTCGCGCAGGTGGACCGGGTGCCGGAGCTGAAGCCGGCGCTCGCCGACGGTGTCGAGCAGGGCCGGCAGTCGATGACCGAGCTGTTCAAGAGCATCGCGGGCGAGAGCGCCGAGGACCTGGACGAGGAGTCGCTGCGGGCGATGGGCGCCTTCTTCCAGGCGATGGCCACCGGGGTGATGGCGCAGTGGCTGGTCGATCCCGAGCGGGCGCCCACCGGCGCCGACCTCACGCTCGCGCTGCGGGCCATGCTGCGCTGGTCCGGGGCCAAGGCCCCCGAGTCCGTCCAGAGCTGA